One segment of Desulfovibrio sp. JC010 DNA contains the following:
- a CDS encoding Gfo/Idh/MocA family protein — translation MKTAVIGTGAMGQHHVRLYSDIKDSELVGVVDHNTAQTDRLCALYGGRPYTDYREMLDKEKPDAVTIALPTSFHHQATMDCLDAGVHVMVEKPIAKTVEQAREMIAKAKEVGRVLKVGHIERFNPAVTQLKERLADGQLGRIFTIHSRRQSPYPGRITDVGVASDLATHELDMMRYVAQSEVDSMTAEISKVMNTDNEDIVFGLLRFQNSILGILDVNWVTPTKIREISVTGENGMFTVDYLNQNLTFNSNYAAEQNENQSDWFKAKFGVAEGDFTRFRVEKREPLRVEIESFLKCCEENSTPLVTGEDGLEALSLALKIVDNNYNCGCKKISD, via the coding sequence ATGAAAACAGCTGTTATCGGAACAGGTGCAATGGGACAGCACCATGTTCGACTTTATTCCGATATTAAAGATTCCGAACTCGTTGGTGTCGTTGATCATAACACAGCCCAGACCGATCGGCTCTGCGCTCTTTACGGTGGACGCCCCTACACAGACTACCGGGAAATGCTGGACAAGGAAAAACCAGATGCCGTAACCATTGCCCTGCCTACCTCCTTCCACCATCAGGCAACCATGGACTGCCTTGATGCCGGAGTCCACGTCATGGTTGAAAAACCCATTGCTAAGACAGTGGAGCAGGCCCGTGAAATGATCGCCAAGGCCAAAGAAGTGGGCCGAGTCCTGAAAGTGGGGCACATTGAACGTTTCAACCCGGCTGTAACCCAGCTTAAGGAAAGACTCGCCGACGGTCAGTTGGGGAGAATTTTTACCATCCACTCCAGACGTCAGTCTCCTTATCCGGGACGTATCACCGATGTTGGCGTGGCAAGCGATCTTGCAACCCACGAACTCGACATGATGCGTTACGTTGCGCAGTCAGAAGTCGATTCCATGACTGCTGAAATTTCAAAAGTAATGAATACTGACAACGAAGATATTGTCTTTGGTTTGCTCAGATTTCAGAACAGCATTCTCGGTATTCTTGATGTAAACTGGGTTACCCCTACCAAGATCAGGGAAATTTCTGTAACCGGTGAAAACGGCATGTTTACTGTCGATTATCTGAACCAGAACTTGACTTTCAACTCCAACTACGCAGCCGAGCAGAATGAAAACCAGAGCGACTGGTTTAAAGCTAAGTTCGGTGTTGCAGAAGGTGATTTCACCCGTTTCAGAGTTGAAAAACGGGAACCCCTGCGTGTGGAGATTGAATCCTTCCTTAAGTGCTGTGAAGAGAATTCTACTCCTCTGGTAACCGGGGAAGACGGTCTGGAAGCACTCAGTCTCGCGCTCAAAATTGTAGATAACAACTACAACTGCGGATGTAAGAAAATAAGTGATTAA
- a CDS encoding glycosyltransferase family 9 protein — protein sequence MKDISSINPKKILVCQLRQIGDVVLATPSVSLLHKKFPDAEIHVLTEDKCTQVFDNNPAVSHIWAIKKEKLRNPVKALAFYWKVGRAGYDLIVDFQQLPRCRWVVLFSDAPVKLAEMPPWYNRWLYTNWPESIPDGYAAMYKAGVLKPLGIDWNQELPKIFVSDQERAEAESCLDSLGVGADEPLITIDASHRRHTRKWPEEYYGRLIRLIAEKRPQFKFFLLYGPGEKDVALKVMEESGVADKCVMVDKPGSLRIMAALIERAELHIGNCSAPRHFAVAVGTQSIVMPGSSGSWVFPSPEHEEVVAGLECEPCGKESCDRGDLACLTKVMPEDVLLRVLERV from the coding sequence GTGAAAGATATTTCATCCATTAATCCAAAGAAGATTCTTGTCTGCCAGCTGCGCCAGATCGGGGACGTGGTGCTGGCCACTCCTTCTGTTTCCCTTCTACATAAAAAATTCCCCGACGCAGAGATTCATGTTCTCACTGAAGATAAATGCACACAGGTGTTTGATAACAATCCGGCTGTCAGTCATATCTGGGCAATTAAAAAGGAAAAATTGCGCAATCCGGTCAAGGCGTTGGCTTTCTATTGGAAGGTGGGGCGTGCCGGCTATGACTTGATTGTGGATTTTCAGCAGTTGCCCCGTTGTCGCTGGGTGGTGCTTTTTAGCGATGCCCCGGTGAAGCTGGCTGAAATGCCGCCGTGGTACAACCGCTGGCTGTATACCAACTGGCCGGAATCAATTCCCGATGGTTACGCAGCAATGTACAAGGCCGGAGTACTTAAGCCTTTGGGCATTGACTGGAATCAGGAACTCCCGAAAATATTCGTTTCCGATCAGGAACGGGCCGAAGCTGAGTCCTGTCTGGACTCTTTGGGGGTCGGTGCAGATGAACCGCTGATTACCATAGATGCGTCCCACCGCAGGCATACTCGTAAGTGGCCGGAGGAATATTACGGGAGGTTGATCCGTTTGATTGCGGAAAAGCGTCCGCAGTTTAAATTTTTCCTGCTCTACGGTCCCGGGGAAAAGGACGTCGCGCTTAAGGTAATGGAAGAATCCGGAGTTGCCGATAAGTGTGTGATGGTGGATAAGCCCGGTTCGTTGAGAATCATGGCTGCCCTGATAGAAAGAGCGGAGCTGCATATAGGCAATTGTTCCGCTCCAAGGCATTTTGCCGTGGCCGTGGGCACGCAGAGCATCGTTATGCCAGGGTCTTCCGGGAGTTGGGTCTTTCCGTCCCCTGAACACGAGGAAGTTGTTGCCGGCCTTGAGTGTGAGCCCTGCGGTAAAGAAAGTTGTGATCGGGGCGATCTGGCCTGTCTGACAAAAGTTATGCCGGAAGATGTGCTTTTAAGGGTTTTAGAGAGGGTGTAA
- a CDS encoding mechanosensitive ion channel family protein, giving the protein MSFSVRYIFSTLMFLILLTQQVCASNIFPLEPPDTSSPRATFSSFIHYTDKLYEAATAAEGDLFLQREFLQRAERCFDFSKVPPTIVNDVSIESVLRLREVLDRIELPDMADVPDKHEVKKQKILLWRIPHTEITIGRCPDGPRMGSYLFTPETVRRLEEYYGEVDHLPYRADKGENYTGFYEQYIYSSGWMIPDGFLKNLPDWMLEGYEGQALWQWIALVVLMVLGGLNMWGFWLWHRTLKGRSCKWSWRLERLLFPLYAMMVCIVIEYIADDQINITGDVLSFVTMMMELVFAIYAGTAILIGGDVVMRGILHTSKIKEEALDADVIKLGCRLVSFGLVFVLFYNVGSYFGIPVTAIFASAGIAGMAIALAARETLANFFGGVSIFMDRPFRAGDYIVLDNGDRGEVKAVGMRSTKIQTRDDIMITIPNSVITNGKVVNQSRPHPHFRVRIKLGVAYGSDVDRVEEILMELAHGNSYAISKPEPRVRFRRFGDSALEFELLCWAARPHDRGKLIHTLSRDIYKRFNAEGIVMPFPQQDVYLHKVED; this is encoded by the coding sequence ATGTCATTCAGCGTTCGTTATATTTTTTCTACACTGATGTTTTTGATTCTGTTGACACAGCAGGTATGTGCTTCAAATATTTTCCCGTTGGAGCCTCCGGATACCTCCAGTCCGAGAGCAACTTTTTCCAGCTTCATCCATTATACTGACAAGCTTTACGAGGCGGCCACAGCAGCTGAAGGTGATCTGTTTCTTCAACGTGAATTTTTGCAGCGTGCGGAGCGTTGTTTTGATTTCAGCAAGGTTCCGCCCACAATAGTCAACGATGTAAGCATTGAGTCCGTACTTCGTCTGCGCGAGGTTCTCGACCGCATTGAGTTGCCGGATATGGCGGACGTGCCTGACAAGCATGAAGTTAAGAAGCAAAAGATTCTGCTCTGGCGCATTCCGCATACTGAAATCACCATCGGCCGTTGCCCTGACGGTCCGCGCATGGGCTCTTATCTGTTTACTCCCGAGACTGTACGTAGACTTGAGGAGTATTACGGTGAAGTGGACCATCTTCCATATCGCGCTGACAAGGGCGAGAATTATACCGGTTTTTATGAGCAGTATATTTATTCCTCCGGGTGGATGATTCCTGACGGATTTTTAAAGAACCTTCCTGACTGGATGCTGGAAGGGTATGAAGGACAGGCCCTTTGGCAGTGGATTGCGCTGGTCGTGCTGATGGTGCTGGGTGGATTGAATATGTGGGGTTTCTGGCTGTGGCACCGGACATTGAAAGGCAGGTCCTGCAAGTGGAGTTGGCGTCTGGAGCGGTTGCTTTTCCCCCTCTATGCCATGATGGTCTGTATTGTCATTGAGTACATAGCCGATGATCAGATCAATATTACCGGCGATGTTCTTTCTTTTGTCACCATGATGATGGAGCTGGTTTTCGCGATTTATGCCGGAACAGCAATTCTCATTGGCGGTGATGTGGTCATGCGCGGTATTCTCCATACTTCTAAAATCAAGGAAGAAGCTCTTGATGCCGATGTGATCAAGCTAGGGTGCAGGCTGGTCTCATTCGGTCTGGTATTTGTGCTTTTTTATAATGTCGGCAGCTATTTCGGTATTCCGGTAACCGCGATTTTCGCTTCTGCAGGTATCGCAGGTATGGCCATTGCCCTGGCCGCCCGTGAAACATTGGCCAACTTTTTCGGAGGGGTTTCAATCTTTATGGACCGTCCGTTCAGGGCCGGGGATTATATTGTACTTGATAACGGGGATCGCGGTGAAGTCAAAGCTGTGGGCATGCGCAGTACCAAAATTCAGACCCGTGATGACATCATGATTACCATTCCCAACTCGGTTATCACCAATGGTAAAGTGGTCAACCAGAGCAGACCTCATCCTCATTTCAGGGTACGCATCAAGCTTGGGGTGGCTTATGGTTCTGATGTTGACCGGGTCGAAGAAATTCTTATGGAACTGGCGCATGGTAATTCTTATGCCATTTCAAAACCGGAACCACGGGTCCGGTTTCGCAGGTTCGGTGATTCAGCCCTTGAGTTTGAACTGCTCTGCTGGGCTGCCCGGCCCCATGACCGGGGCAAGCTGATCCATACTCTCAGCCGCGACATATACAAGCGGTTCAACGCTGAAGGAATCGTCATGCCCTTCCCGCAGCAGGATGTGTATTTACATAAGGTGGAGGATTGA
- the radA gene encoding DNA repair protein RadA yields MKTKDVFVCSNCGAQALKWQGQCPRCSEWNTLQEKVVVRRKGGVSHAPAEGLAVALADIPVEHTEARSTGFKPLDTVLGKGFVPGGAVLVGGEPGIGKSTLLLQLAAEQCRMGNKAVYFSGEESLAQIRGRADRLGVLQSGLLAVASTNAEEALSILEGLEKPDLMIIDSVQTLTSPRADGIPGSVSQVRAVSSELVEAAKKTSTTLVIVGHVTKDGQIAGPKLLEHMVDTVLYLEGDRKHMMRIMRVLKNRFGPSDELVVFSMREAGMEIVEDPSTLFLGDRDDSCSGAAVVMAMDGHKPFAVEVQALASRTVLSIPRRTALGFDTNRLNLILAVLEKRLNLNLGQLDIYAKIGGGLAMRDPGLDLGVVAAVLSSFYDRPLQPGAVFWGEVDLNGRIRPASGGETRLKQAQRLGYGPIFQSETCRTLDELQAKLFGPE; encoded by the coding sequence ATGAAAACTAAAGACGTTTTTGTTTGTTCTAATTGCGGGGCGCAGGCTTTGAAGTGGCAGGGCCAGTGTCCTCGTTGCAGCGAGTGGAATACCTTGCAGGAGAAGGTTGTTGTGCGTCGCAAGGGCGGTGTGAGCCATGCCCCTGCGGAGGGACTGGCCGTTGCGTTGGCGGATATCCCTGTTGAGCATACTGAGGCCCGTTCTACGGGGTTTAAGCCGCTTGATACCGTGCTGGGCAAGGGTTTTGTTCCGGGCGGTGCCGTGCTTGTGGGTGGTGAACCGGGCATCGGGAAATCCACTTTGCTGTTGCAGCTGGCAGCCGAGCAATGCCGTATGGGCAATAAGGCTGTTTATTTTTCAGGTGAGGAATCGCTGGCTCAGATTCGTGGCCGTGCGGACCGTCTGGGCGTGCTGCAATCGGGCCTGCTGGCAGTGGCATCCACCAATGCGGAAGAAGCTCTCTCCATTCTGGAAGGACTGGAAAAGCCGGATTTGATGATCATTGATTCGGTGCAGACTTTGACCTCGCCCCGTGCGGACGGCATTCCGGGCAGCGTCAGTCAGGTGCGTGCGGTTTCATCGGAACTGGTGGAAGCGGCTAAGAAAACCAGCACCACACTGGTTATCGTGGGTCACGTGACCAAAGACGGTCAGATAGCCGGGCCGAAGCTGTTGGAACACATGGTTGATACGGTTCTGTACCTTGAGGGCGACCGCAAGCACATGATGCGTATCATGCGTGTGCTCAAGAACAGGTTCGGTCCCAGTGATGAACTGGTGGTCTTTTCCATGCGTGAAGCGGGCATGGAGATTGTGGAAGATCCTTCGACTTTATTTCTCGGCGACCGGGACGATTCATGTTCCGGGGCGGCGGTGGTTATGGCCATGGACGGGCATAAGCCTTTTGCCGTGGAAGTGCAGGCTCTGGCCAGCCGAACGGTTCTTTCCATTCCCCGCCGGACCGCCTTGGGCTTTGATACCAACCGTTTGAACCTGATTCTGGCAGTGCTGGAAAAACGGCTAAATTTGAACTTGGGTCAGCTGGATATTTATGCCAAGATCGGCGGCGGTTTGGCCATGCGTGATCCCGGCCTTGATCTGGGTGTGGTGGCAGCAGTGCTGTCCTCGTTCTATGATCGTCCCTTGCAGCCTGGAGCTGTTTTCTGGGGCGAAGTGGATTTGAATGGACGCATCCGGCCTGCATCAGGTGGCGAGACCCGTCTCAAGCAGGCCCAGCGACTAGGGTATGGACCAATTTTCCAGTCCGAGACCTGCCGCACTTTGGATGAATTGCAGGCTAAATTGTTTGGTCCTGAGTAA
- a CDS encoding 3-oxoacyl-ACP synthase III family protein, producing MNNFINNIEYHLPEQTIDCHELDKTKPHWHVRNSLPKTGVRYLHHSAKDETTLQLAHKAASKALAGLSENELPDTLIVCTQTPDSLLPHVSACLQHELGLPTSTKCFDISLGCSGYCYGLSVAYGYMAAGISERVLLVTVDNYSKAIDPENKTSFLIFSDGSAATIIDKPEAGPSFLFGTDGSRSDSIRCLNSGISVATGNTDDTPIAKPDLQMDGFKVFQFTVKTIPGEIEKLAEQAGTGMEGIDLFVFHQASNKVLESLAGKLDIPDEKMIMDLYEVGNTTSSTIPIALKRAEESGKLRRGDTIMLFGFGIGLSWSGAVLKY from the coding sequence ATGAATAATTTTATCAACAATATAGAATATCATCTCCCGGAACAGACAATAGACTGCCATGAACTGGATAAAACCAAGCCCCACTGGCATGTCCGCAACTCACTGCCCAAAACCGGGGTCCGCTATCTCCATCACAGCGCAAAAGATGAAACAACCCTGCAACTGGCCCATAAAGCCGCTTCCAAAGCTCTTGCAGGACTTTCAGAAAATGAATTGCCGGACACCCTGATTGTCTGCACCCAGACCCCGGACAGCCTGCTGCCCCATGTTTCAGCCTGCCTGCAGCACGAACTGGGCCTGCCGACTTCCACCAAATGTTTTGACATCAGCCTCGGCTGCAGCGGATACTGCTACGGGCTTTCCGTTGCTTACGGCTACATGGCTGCCGGTATTTCCGAGCGTGTTCTGCTGGTGACCGTAGACAACTACTCCAAAGCTATTGATCCGGAAAACAAGACCTCATTCCTTATTTTCTCTGACGGATCCGCAGCCACAATTATCGATAAACCTGAAGCCGGGCCGTCATTTCTTTTCGGAACTGATGGTAGCCGCAGTGACTCCATACGCTGCCTGAATTCAGGAATCAGCGTTGCAACCGGTAATACAGACGACACTCCCATCGCCAAACCTGATCTGCAGATGGACGGGTTCAAGGTTTTCCAGTTCACAGTAAAAACCATTCCCGGAGAAATAGAGAAACTGGCAGAGCAGGCCGGAACGGGCATGGAGGGCATAGACCTGTTCGTATTTCATCAGGCCAGCAACAAGGTACTTGAATCTCTTGCCGGCAAACTGGATATCCCGGATGAAAAAATGATCATGGATCTGTATGAAGTGGGCAACACAACCTCTTCCACCATACCCATCGCCCTCAAAAGGGCGGAAGAAAGCGGTAAGCTGCGCCGGGGCGACACAATTATGCTTTTCGGTTTCGGAATAGGGCTGAGCTGGTCCGGGGCAGTGCTGAAATATTAA
- the cysC gene encoding adenylyl-sulfate kinase, whose protein sequence is MSGNKNIQKFRGEVSREDRENIHGHRAAVFWFTGLSGSGKSTIAHAVEKELFDDLMRVYVFDGDNVRHGLCADLSFAPTARTENIRRISEVAKLFVENSTVCLCAFISPLLSDRQMAREIIGDNDFYEIFVTCPLEVCEERDVKGFYKMAREGKIKNYTGISAPYEAPENPDLIVETDKETLEESVTRVKEFILQKVKI, encoded by the coding sequence ATGTCAGGAAACAAAAATATTCAGAAGTTTCGCGGCGAAGTTTCTCGTGAGGACAGGGAGAATATCCACGGACACCGGGCAGCTGTGTTCTGGTTTACCGGCCTTTCGGGTTCCGGTAAATCAACCATTGCCCATGCTGTGGAGAAGGAGCTTTTTGATGATTTGATGAGAGTCTATGTTTTTGACGGAGACAATGTGCGTCATGGCTTGTGTGCTGATTTGAGTTTTGCCCCTACCGCCCGTACTGAAAATATCCGCCGGATTTCCGAGGTGGCGAAGCTGTTTGTTGAAAACAGCACCGTCTGTCTCTGTGCTTTTATTTCTCCATTACTCAGTGACCGCCAGATGGCCCGGGAAATTATCGGGGATAATGATTTCTATGAAATATTTGTCACCTGCCCGCTCGAAGTATGCGAAGAGCGGGACGTGAAAGGGTTTTACAAAATGGCCCGTGAAGGAAAAATTAAGAATTACACCGGTATTTCCGCCCCGTATGAAGCTCCTGAAAATCCGGATCTGATTGTGGAAACAGATAAGGAAACCCTTGAAGAATCAGTGACACGGGTAAAAGAGTTTATTTTGCAGAAAGTGAAAATTTAA
- the wecB gene encoding non-hydrolyzing UDP-N-acetylglucosamine 2-epimerase, translated as MKKVFLVAGARPNLMKVAPIFRASRDVAGVECQMVYTGQHYDRQMSQVFFEDLDIPKPKFNMGKSTGTHAEQTGAIMVAFEKMCIDEKPDLVVVVGDVNSTLACSITARKLHIPVAHVEAGLRSGDMDMPEEINRMVTDSISNLFFTTEEHGRENLLREGKDADTIFHVGNVMIDNLFHNVDRLGPEVVDNYQSRELKEKIGRYGFMTMHRPSNVDKREVLEGIVEALNKIAEDMPLIFPIHPRTEKMMTQFGISFSENVHTLPPLSFRESLYLWKDAQVVITDSGGLQEETTALGVPCVTVRKNTERPVTIEQGTNVLAGISGENILRETGNALKKTGNPVPKIDGWDGHASERIWKVLMDFLG; from the coding sequence ATGAAAAAAGTATTTCTTGTTGCGGGTGCGCGGCCTAATTTGATGAAAGTCGCGCCTATTTTTCGTGCATCGCGTGATGTTGCGGGCGTTGAGTGTCAGATGGTCTATACCGGGCAGCATTACGACCGCCAGATGTCGCAGGTGTTCTTTGAAGATCTGGATATCCCTAAGCCCAAGTTCAATATGGGCAAATCCACCGGAACCCATGCCGAACAGACCGGGGCGATCATGGTCGCTTTCGAGAAAATGTGCATAGATGAAAAACCGGACCTTGTTGTGGTGGTGGGCGATGTTAATTCCACGCTGGCTTGTTCAATTACTGCGCGCAAGCTGCATATTCCGGTAGCCCATGTGGAAGCCGGACTGCGCAGCGGCGATATGGACATGCCTGAAGAAATCAACCGCATGGTTACGGATTCCATCAGCAATCTTTTTTTTACCACTGAAGAGCATGGCCGCGAAAACCTGCTCCGCGAGGGCAAGGATGCGGACACTATTTTCCATGTGGGCAACGTGATGATCGACAACCTCTTTCATAATGTGGACCGTTTGGGACCTGAGGTTGTGGATAATTATCAGAGCCGTGAATTGAAGGAGAAGATCGGGCGTTATGGATTCATGACCATGCATCGTCCTTCAAATGTTGATAAGCGTGAGGTTCTGGAAGGGATTGTTGAGGCACTGAACAAGATTGCTGAAGACATGCCTCTGATTTTTCCCATCCATCCACGTACTGAGAAGATGATGACGCAGTTCGGGATTTCCTTTTCCGAAAACGTGCACACCCTGCCGCCCCTTTCGTTCAGAGAATCTTTGTATCTCTGGAAGGACGCGCAGGTGGTCATCACCGACAGCGGCGGATTGCAGGAAGAAACAACCGCGCTGGGCGTGCCCTGTGTGACTGTTCGTAAAAATACTGAACGCCCGGTGACCATCGAGCAGGGTACCAATGTTCTGGCCGGGATTTCCGGTGAAAATATTCTGCGCGAGACGGGGAATGCGCTGAAGAAGACCGGAAATCCGGTCCCGAAAATAGACGGCTGGGACGGCCACGCCTCAGAGCGTATCTGGAAAGTTCTGATGGACTTTCTGGGGTGA
- the gspD gene encoding type II secretion system secretin GspD, with protein sequence MALNMLKNFCRLVVSLVLSVVLMVSVAVAQPEGGDGVHANLESISLVEFIKFVGRYTGRNIVFNAGQLPGTNISVYAGQSLSEPELMAVFQQVLSGSGFQAVSRDNVTYVLPLRDAQTISPDVKAAPSSGDGEEIITSIFQLEGKIAPDKVQGVLKEVASRIGRVTPVPMADAVMIRDLQSNVNKMKTLLGILKRAGARQESTLIELEKTNAKTVASKLSSFYKKLSTSGKSGTPPVIESLDWANSLLVSGSADQIDTIKRLISKLDRASEAYSKMKIYRLHNIEAVVAGDVLKSLVSGGGIPSSGKSKDGGASSSSGASSASRTTASGSGGYSSSSDDSSDVQVSADETTNTLIVMASPDQLPQIDKFVDQLDQAQDQVYIEALVLETTLDNSKEFGVEWQGGIDMGGSVATLGYTKTESSKLSSYASNPSNVPGGYSMGVLGDTISYAGQTFPTIGALVNFTKSATDFNLISAPQIMTLDNAEAEIFVGQNRPYKSGESSTSGDSVVSTYSYKDVGIKLKITPRINREDGLIKLKVYQTYNTVSEASTSELPITNDRTTDTTVLLADGSTMVIGGLIRAEQTRTEAGVPYLSDLPLLGWLFKTTSNSGNKSTLMVFLSARIIQTTEQLEAISKAKMDKYRSQRKRFETFIDKEFNTYKNDSDESDINNVTSSSSDG encoded by the coding sequence ATGGCGCTGAATATGCTGAAGAATTTTTGTAGATTAGTCGTGAGTCTGGTTTTGTCCGTGGTCCTCATGGTTTCTGTGGCCGTGGCCCAGCCTGAAGGCGGCGACGGTGTTCATGCCAATCTGGAAAGCATTTCCCTTGTTGAGTTTATTAAATTCGTAGGTCGCTATACTGGCAGAAATATCGTTTTTAATGCCGGGCAATTACCGGGAACAAATATCAGTGTCTATGCAGGGCAGTCCTTGTCCGAACCGGAATTGATGGCTGTTTTCCAGCAGGTATTGAGCGGGTCTGGTTTTCAGGCAGTCAGCAGGGATAATGTAACTTACGTGCTGCCTTTGCGGGATGCGCAAACTATTTCCCCTGATGTTAAAGCTGCTCCTTCCTCTGGAGACGGTGAGGAAATCATTACTTCAATTTTTCAGCTTGAGGGCAAGATAGCGCCTGATAAAGTTCAGGGTGTATTGAAAGAGGTCGCCTCCAGAATCGGCAGGGTTACCCCTGTGCCCATGGCTGATGCGGTGATGATCCGTGATTTACAAAGTAATGTAAATAAGATGAAGACCCTGTTGGGCATCCTGAAGAGAGCCGGAGCCCGGCAGGAATCGACTCTGATTGAATTGGAAAAAACAAATGCCAAGACTGTGGCAAGCAAATTGTCTTCTTTTTATAAAAAATTGTCTACATCCGGAAAGTCCGGCACTCCTCCGGTAATTGAATCCCTTGACTGGGCAAACAGCCTGCTGGTTTCCGGTAGTGCTGACCAGATTGATACTATTAAAAGGTTGATTTCAAAGCTTGACCGGGCCAGTGAAGCTTACTCCAAGATGAAAATTTACAGACTGCACAATATTGAAGCCGTTGTGGCAGGTGATGTGCTGAAGAGCCTTGTCAGTGGTGGAGGGATTCCTTCTTCCGGAAAATCTAAAGATGGCGGGGCTTCTTCCAGTTCCGGAGCCTCTTCGGCCTCCAGAACAACTGCATCCGGCTCCGGCGGATATTCCAGTTCCTCCGATGATTCCAGCGATGTTCAAGTTTCCGCAGATGAAACAACAAATACCCTGATTGTTATGGCCAGTCCTGACCAGCTTCCCCAGATTGACAAGTTTGTGGATCAACTCGATCAGGCACAGGATCAGGTTTATATTGAAGCTCTTGTTCTTGAGACCACTCTGGATAACTCCAAAGAATTCGGCGTGGAATGGCAGGGCGGTATTGATATGGGCGGCAGTGTGGCCACCTTGGGCTACACTAAAACGGAGAGCAGCAAGCTTTCGTCCTATGCATCAAATCCTTCCAATGTCCCCGGTGGATACTCCATGGGCGTGCTCGGTGACACGATTTCCTATGCCGGCCAAACTTTTCCCACTATCGGGGCTTTGGTTAATTTTACTAAATCAGCTACAGATTTTAATCTCATCTCCGCTCCCCAGATTATGACGCTTGACAATGCTGAGGCAGAGATTTTTGTAGGTCAGAACAGGCCGTACAAATCCGGGGAAAGTTCTACCAGCGGTGATTCCGTTGTTTCCACCTATTCCTATAAAGATGTCGGTATAAAGCTGAAGATTACTCCTCGCATCAATCGCGAAGACGGGTTGATTAAGCTTAAGGTTTATCAGACCTACAATACTGTTTCTGAGGCCAGTACATCTGAATTGCCGATTACAAATGATCGAACCACTGATACCACAGTTCTGCTTGCGGATGGATCAACCATGGTTATAGGCGGTTTGATTAGGGCTGAGCAGACTCGTACTGAGGCAGGGGTTCCATATCTTTCTGATCTGCCTTTGCTGGGCTGGCTTTTCAAAACAACCAGCAATAGCGGCAACAAAAGTACCCTGATGGTTTTTCTCTCAGCCCGTATCATCCAGACAACGGAGCAGCTTGAGGCCATCAGCAAGGCCAAAATGGACAAGTACCGCAGCCAGCGTAAGCGTTTTGAAACCTTTATTGATAAGGAATTCAACACCTACAAAAATGACTCTGATGAATCGGATATAAATAATGTTACTTCTTCCTCGTCTGACGGGTAG
- the mrtJ gene encoding JDVT-CTERM system glutamic-type intramembrane protease yields the protein MVYDFIVNRILKGIWCQFKWGAISLTDPIFYLFFSLGFVGLYVPEPDIKLSLGILFLKALFEEFFFRFLLQEGIDRLFRYGWKLGPLSLANLLASMTFACVHLVHQPAHWALLTFFPSLAFGYIWQRYRSLVSVTLIHFAYNAFLFYQFM from the coding sequence ATGGTTTATGATTTTATCGTAAACCGAATCTTGAAAGGGATTTGGTGTCAGTTCAAATGGGGGGCGATAAGCCTTACTGACCCCATTTTCTATTTATTTTTTTCCTTGGGATTTGTAGGCCTGTATGTGCCTGAACCTGACATTAAGCTGTCTTTGGGGATTCTTTTTCTCAAGGCTCTTTTTGAGGAGTTTTTTTTCAGATTCCTGCTGCAGGAGGGGATTGATCGTCTTTTCAGATACGGATGGAAGCTGGGGCCGCTCAGTCTGGCAAACCTTTTGGCTTCTATGACTTTTGCCTGCGTGCATTTGGTTCACCAGCCCGCTCATTGGGCCTTGCTTACCTTTTTCCCCTCGTTGGCTTTCGGATATATCTGGCAGAGATACCGCAGTCTGGTTTCGGTGACCCTTATCCACTTTGCCTATAACGCATTTTTGTTTTATCAGTTTATGTGA